The DNA segment TGACGGCTGCGGCAGGCTGGCACTCAGCCATTTGGTGCGGATCGTACGCATCTCGCTCACCGGAAAAGCCTCCAGCGCCTTATTGAGGATGCTCAACAGCTCGGGATGCGACCTGGCCACCGCGAAGCGATCCGGCGACCATTTGCCATCGACGCTGCGGCCAACCTTGAGTTTCTCGGAACTGAACAGATACGCCCCGGCCTCGTTCTGGATCGTGACATGGGCCTGGCCCTTCTCGACCAGCTCACGGGCCTGGGCGTAGGTCTCTACCAGGCGCAGCTGGATATTGGGGTAGTTTTGCCGAATTTCGCTTTCCAGCGCATGCCGGGCGGGCAAGGCCAGAATGCGGTCACCCAGCTGCGCGAGGCTGGCAGGTGAAGCATCGCCGCGCCGGACCACAAATACCCAATTGTTCCCACCGAATGAGTAGGTAAAGTTGAGAAACACTTTACGCTCCGGGTTCTCTGCCAAGGTGGTGTTCAACTCGGCCTCGCCACGGTTCAGGGCGTCCAGGCTGGCCAGGGTAGACGGCATGCTCTGGTGAACGAACTGCAAGCCGGTCATCCGCGAGATCCGCGCCAGGACATCAGCATTGAGCCCCACCCAGCGGCCCTGTTCGTCACGATAGATATAAGGCGGGTGCTCGGTGGTCGCCACGGTGATGCGCGGGTGCCTGGCCAACCAACTGCGCTCAAGGCTGCTCAGGGCAATACGCTGCTCACCCAGGTACGCATTCAGCCCGGCGGTCCAGCGCGCCTGCACCTCACGCTCAAGGTGTACATCCAGGCTCGCCAGCGCCTGGTCCACAAGCCCCTTCAGACGTCGCCCATCTGCGCGCAACGCAAAAGCAAAACCATGGGGTGCCAACGCGCTTTCAAAATGCACCTGCAACGCCAGATAGGGACGCATGCTCAGGTAGGAACGAACCACGACGTCATTGCCGATAAGTACATCCACCTCTTGCTGCCTCAGTGCCTCCATGGCGCTATAGAGACCGGGAGCCAGAATGATCTGGCTGTCCGGGTAGAGCCTCTGGAGTGCTTGCGGATCGGCATAATCGTCCAGCACGACGATCTTTTTGCCGGCTAACCCTTGGGCGGGCGGCAGCGCGCTGCGGTGCCCGACCACCACCGCGCGGTCAGGCATGTAAGCACGTGAAAAGGCCAGCCCGGCCTGCCCACGCTCAAAGCAGCTGGCGCTACTGAGCAGGTCGATGCTGCCATCACGCAGGGCATCGATGGCATCGTCACGCTGGCTGAACCCCTTGAGCTGAACAGGCATATTCAGCTTGCCAGCGAGCAGGCTCAGGTAGTCTGCGCTGACGCCCTGATAGCGGTTGCCATCCGTGGTGATATCGATCGGTTCGTTATCAGCAACGACGATGCCTACCCGCAGCGCTTTACGCAGATCAAGCCACTGTCGGTCACTGGCGTTGAGCGCCAGCGGCTGAACGGGTTCAAACGGCGCGGCCAGGGTGAACGGTAAACTCTGCCCGGCACCCGCTACCGCGCTGAACAGCAGCAGCGCCAGCAGCACCAGTAACATGGCTGGCCACCTGTGGCGCTGCGCTTCGCTGACCGTCACAACGACCGGTCCTTGTCTGCTCACCTGCTTCACTGCCGCTCACTCTTGCCGGATCACTCGAAAGGCAGAGTTTGGCATGCGCAAACAAGAAGGCCCGCCAGATGGCGGGCCCCAAGTGTTACACAACGATACCGTCAGAGTGGCTTGCCACGGTTGCCGTGCTGGCTGACAAACGCCTGTACCGCTTTCAGGTCGTTGGGCAACACTGTGCAGCGCTCTTCACGCTGGAACAGGTCAGACAGGTGGGCAGGCAACTCAAGCGCCTTGCCGACACCGGCCTTCTCTACCGCTTCAGGGAATTTCACCGGGTGTGCTGTACCCAGCACGACCATTGGGATGTCCAGGCTGCGACGGCACTCGCGGGCCGCACGAACACCGATGGCAGTGTGCGGATCAAGGACTTCACCGGTACGGGCGAAGACCTCAGCGATGGTCTCACAGGTCTGCTCGTCGCTGACCGCCAGCGAGTCGAACAGCTTGCGGGTTTCAGTCCAGCGATCCTGTTCGACGCTGAACCCGCCACCTTGCTTGAAGGTGTCCATCAGTTCGGCAATGGCGGCACCATTGCGGCCGTGCATGTCGAACAGCAGACGCTCGAAGTTCGACGAGACCATGATGTCCATCGACGGCGACAGGGTCGGATGCAAGGCATCCTTGACGTACTGATTGCCGCTCATGAAGCGGTGCAGGATATCGTTGCGGTTGGTGGCGACGATCAACTGGTTGACCGGCAGACCCATGTTGCGCGCCAGGTAGCCGGCGAAGATATCGCCGAAGTTACCGGTTGGCACCGAGAACGACACCGAACGCGCCGGGCCGCCCAATTGCAGCGCTGCATGGAAGTAGTAGACGATCTGGGCCATGATCCGCGCCCAGTTGATCGAGTTGACCGCGACCAGCCGCGTACCTTTGAGGAAGTCCTGGTCAGCGAAGCTGGCCTTGACCATTTCCTGGCAGTCGTCGAAGTTGCCGTCGATAGCGATGTTGTGGATGTTATCGCCCAGGATGGTGGTCATCTGCCGGCGCTGCACGTCCGACACCCGGTTATTGGGGTGCAGGATGAAGATGTCGACGTTGTCGCAACGGCGGCAACCTTCAATGGCCGCAGAACCGGTATCACCGCTGGTCGCACCGACAATCACCACGCGCTCGCCACGCTTGACCAGCACGTGATCGAGCAGGCGGCCGAGCAACTGCAGGGCGAAATCCTTGAACGCCAGGGTCGGGCCATGGAACAGCTCCAACACCCATTCGTTGCTGTCGAGCTGACGCAGCGGTGCCACCGCGCTGTGCGCGAACACACCGTAGGTTTCTTCGAGAATTTTTTTGAAGTCGGCATCGGCGATGCTGCCTTCGACGAACGGGCGCATCACCCGGAACGCCAGTTCGTGGTACGGCAGGCCGGCCCAGGAGGCAATTTCTTCCTGAGTGAAGCGTGGCAGGTTTTCCGGGACATACAGACCGCCATCACTGGCCAGACCGGCCAGCAATACGTCTTCGAAATTCAACGCCGGGGCTTTGCCGCGAGTACTGATATAACGCATGGGTGCAAACCTTTGGTTTGAGCTGCAAGCTCCAAGCCTCAAGCTGCAAGCCGAAACGTGACCGGCTTCATCTTGCAGCTTGCAGCTTACGGCTTGAAGCTGCTCTTAGTTAAGGTGTTCGACGCGGATGCGGACCACAGGGCCGACGACATCCTGCAAGGCTTCCAGGGCTTCGATGGCATCGTTGATACGCTGCTCCACGACTTCGTGGGTCAGCAGGATCATCGGCACCAGGCCATCCTGTTCCTCGACCTCTTTTTGCATGATCGATTCGATATTGATACCGCGCTCGGACAGGATGCTCGCCACCTGAGCCAGTACGCCCGGATGGTCCTTGGCCTGGATCCGCAGGTAGTAGGCGCTTTCACAGGCCTCGATCGGCAGGATCGGATGGGTCGACAACGAGTCAGGCTGGAAGGCCAGGTGCGGCACGCGATTGGTCGGATCGGAAGTCATGGCACGCACCACGTCCACCAGGTCGGCTACCACCGACGATGCAGTCGGCTCCATGCCGGCGCCGGCGCCGTAGAACAGGGTAGAGCCCGACGCGTCGCCGTTGACCATTACGGCATTCATCACGCCATTGACGTTGGCCAGCAGACGGTCAGCCGGAATCAGGGTCGGGTGCACGCGCAGTTCAATGCCCTGCTCGGTGCTACGCGCCACGCCCAGGTGCTTGATCCGGTAGCCCAGCGCTTCGGCGTAGTTGACGTCAGCGGTGGTCAGTTTGGTGATGCCTTCGGTGTAGGCCTTGTCGAACTGCAGCGGAATGCCAAAGGCGATGGACGCCAGAATGGTCAGCTTGTGCGCCGCATCGATGCCTTCGACGTCGAAGGTCGGGTCGGCTTCGGCATAACCTAGGGCCTGGGCTTCAGCCAGAACGTCCGGGAAGGTACGGCCTTTTTCACGCATTTCGGTGAGGATGAAGTTACCGGTGCCGTTGATGATACCGGCCACCCAGTTGATGCGGTTGGCCGACAGGCCTTCACGGATCGCCTTGATCACCGGAATACCACCGGCGACAGCAGCTTCAAAGGCCACGATCACACCCTTCTCGCGGGCGCGGGCGAAGATCTCGTTGCCGTGTACAGCAATCAGTGCCTTGTTGGCGGTGACGACGTGCTTGCCATTGTCGATGGCCTTGAGCACCAGTTCACGGGCAACGGTGTAGCCGCCGATCAGTTCGACAACCACGTCGATCTCAGGGTTGCTGACCACCTCGAACACGTCGCTGGTGGTCGGGGTACCGGCAAGCTGGCAATTGGGGTTGGGTGTACGAACCGCAATCTGCGCGACCTCAATACCACGCCCGGCACGGCGGGCGATCTCCTCGGCGTTGCGCTGAAGTACGTTAAAGGTACCGCCACCGACGGTACCCAGCCCACAAATGCCTACTTTGACCGGTTTCACTGATGAACTCCCCGTAAAGCGGTCGCCCCCTCGGGCAACCGCACAGAACAACTGCATGCACTGCAGCTGAAAAAATTTGAATTATTTGGCGCCCAGCGCCAGCTTGGCCACCTGGGCCGCCGGCTGGTAACCCGGAATCACCTGGCCGTCAGCCAGAACGATGGCCGGGGTACCGTTCACACCAATCGACTGACCGATCTGGAACTGTTTGCCGACCGGATTATCGCACTTGGCTGCCTTGATATTCTTGCCTTCGACCATCTGGTCCATGGCCAGCTTGCGGTCCTTGGAGCACCAGACCGCCTGCAACTGCTGGTCACCCGGCGAACCCAGCCCCTGACGCGGGAAGGCCACGTAGCGAACTTCGACACCCAGCTTGTTCAACTGGCCGACTTCTTCATGAAGCTTGTGGCAGTACGGGCACGTGGTGTCGGTAAAGACAGTGATGTGCGACTTGGCTTCACCCACAGCCGGATAGACCACCATGTCGGCTGCCGGAATACCGTTGATGGTCTGGGCAATGGCCTTGCGCTCGGTCTTCTCGGTCAGGTTGACCGGTTTACCGTCCTGGATCTGGAACAGGTAACCCTGCACCACGAACTGGCCGTCGCCACTGGCATACAGCACACGGCCGCCCTTGAGCTTGACTTCATAGAGGCCATTGAAAGGGCTGCTGGCAATGCTTTCGACCGGCAGTTCAAGTTCGAGGGAGTCCAGGGTCTTGCGAATGGCCTTTTCAGCGCCAGCGTCTGCCTGGGCGAAAAAGCTGAAAGTACTGAGCAGTACTGCGGCGGCGACAGCAAAAAAGGAAGGCAAACGCATGAAAACTCCTATAACGGCGGACAGAATCGAGGGCATCCGACACTGCGGATCGTGCCTCGTTCCGCGGAACCGCCAAAGCCTACCACATTACCCCGGCAAGACGGACCCGGACTGTCGGGCAAATTATCCACGCGGATGATGGGTCGCATGCAGCTCCTGCAGGCGTGCCCGGGCGATATGGGTATAGATCTGGGTGGTGGACAAGTCACTATGGCCCAGCAGCATCTGCACCACCCGCAGGTCGGCACCGTGATTGAGCAAATGAGTCGCAAAAGCATGCCGCAAGGTGTGCGGCGACAATGACTTGTTGATGCCTGCCACCAGCGCATGCTGCTTGATCCGGTGCCAGAACGTCTGGCGGGTCATCTGCTCGCCGCGCAGGCTGGGAAACAGCACGTCGCTGGGACGCCCGTTGAGCAACTCGATACGGGCACCGCGCAAATAACGCTCGACCCAGACGATGGCTTCTTCGCCCATCGGCACCAGCCGCTCTTTACTGCCCTTGCCCATGACCCGCAGCACACCCTGACGCAGATTGACCTGCTCCAGAGTCAGGCCGATCAGCTCACTGACTCGCAACCCGCAGGCGTACAGCACTTCGAGCATCGCCCGGTCGCGCTCACCAATCGGCTCGCCCAGGTCCGGCGCGGCCAGCAAGGCTTCGACGTCGGCTTCGGACAGCGACTTGGGCAATGGCTTGCCCAACTGCGGCATCTCGACTTGCAGGGTCGGGTCGACGGCGATCAGCTTTTCGCGCAACAGGTAGCGATAAAAACCACGCAATCCTGAAAGCAGACGCGCCGTGGAACGCGGCTTGTAGCCGTTATCCACGCGCCAGGCCAGATGATCGAGAATCACCTCGCGGCCAGCCTCGGACAACTGCACATTGCGCTCGCTCAACCAGCCATTGAACAGCGTCAAATCACTGCGATAGGACTCGCGGGTGTTATCAGAGAGGCCTTTCTCCAGCCACAGGGCATCGAGAAAGCGGTCAATCAGAGGGTGATCCAGGGCAGGCATTGCGGTTCGAGGCACACAGAAGAGGATGACAGACCCTACTACAAGACTTTCGGCAGATAAACGCAAGTCACCAAAAAGATCCCGCAGCCATGGGACTGCCTGACCATCGGGGCGCGACAAGCCCCGCCGTTCAGGGCGGGGAAGGATAGCGCGGACGGCGTAGCCGTCCCTGGTTGCCGTGGGGTGTCTGCTGCTGTTCGATGGATGCACCGCCACAGGATGATGCGACGTAATACGGCGACACAGATGCCCTTATACGGCGGTATTTCGTTACAAAGACCCCATGGTCATGCACCTTGAAAACACCGTGCCGTCCGCGCCTAATGGCGTCTTCATTGCTCATGGCTCAAGAGCAGCATGCAACGACTTCAAGCCTTCAAGTACGAACTCATGCCAGACGGCCGGCAGGAGCGGCAAATGCGCCGCTTTGCGGGCTCCTGTCGCTTCGTCTTCAACAAGGCGCTGGCGTTGCAGAAGGAACGTCACGAGCAAGGCGAGAACAAGCTCGGCTATGCGGGCCTGTGCAAGTTGCTGACCGAGTGGCGCCATAGCCCGCCAACCGCATGGCTGGCCGATGCGCCTGTTCACCCGTTGCAACAGAGCCTCAAGGATCTGGAGCGGGCCTACACCAACTTCTTCGCCAAGCGAGCCGACTTTCCCCGGTTCAAGAAGAAGGGGCAGAACAACAGCTTGCGCTATCCCGACCCGAAACAGATCAAGCTCGACCAGACCAACAGCCGCCTGTTTCTGCCCAAGCTGGGCTGGCTGCGCTACCGCAACAGCCGCGAGACGCTGGGTACTGTGAAGAACATCACCGTGAGCCAGTCGTGTGGCAAGTGGTTCGTGAGCATCCAGACCGAACGCGAGATTGATGAGCAGCCCACGGCACAGGGTGCGGCAATCGGCATCGACATGGGCATTGCCCGGTTCGCCACGCTTTCGGATGGCTCGTTCTACGCACCCCTGAACAGCTTCAAACGCCATGAAACCGCGCTGTGCAAAGCGCAGCAGGCGATGAGCCGCAAGGTCAGATTCAGCCGCAACTGGAAGAAGGCGAAAGCTTGCGTCCAGCGCATTCATTCCCGAATCGGCAATGCCCGCCGCGACTACCTGCACAAGTGCTCCACCACGATCAGCCAAAACCACGCGATGGTGTGTATCGAGGACTTGCAGGTACGCAATATGTCCAGGTCGGCGGCAGGCACGGCCGAGGCACCGGGAAGAAACGTTCGGGCCAAATCTGGCCTGAACAGGGCCATCCTCGATCAGGGCTGGTTCGAGTTCCGCCGCCAACTGGACTACAAGCTGGCGTGGCGCGGCGGCTGGCTGATTGCCGTGCCGCCGCAAAATACCAGCCGCAGGTGCCCGTGTTGCGAACATGTGTCGGCGGCCAACCGCCAGACGCAAGCGCTGTTCAGGTGTGTGGGATGTGGTTTTGAAGGCAACGCCGATGTGGTCGGGGCGATCAATGTACTAAGGGCGGGACACGCCCGGTTAGCCTGTGAAGTGAGCGCAGAGGTCATGGCGCCAGCAGCAGGAACCCACCGAAGCGACTCAGGGGCAGCTCGATGCCGCGCCTGAGCGCCGCAGGAATCTCCGGCCTTCAGGCCGGGGAGGATGTCAACGAACTCGCAGACTCCAGCTCAGAAAAAAGCTTCGCGACCCAGGTCGCTGCCACCGTACAGCAGACGAAAAAAAAGCAGCCCGAAGGCTGCTTTTTTCATGCATCGAAAAACTGTATCAGGACAGTTTTTCCTTGATGCGTGCTGCTTTACCGGACAGGTCGCGCAGGTAGTACAGCTTGGCCTTGCGAACGTCGCCGCGACGCTTGACAGCCAGGCTGTCGATTTGCGGGCTGTAGGTCTGGAAAGTACGCTCAACGCCAACGCCGCTGGAGATCTTGCGAACAGTGAAAGCACTGTTCACGCCACGGTTACGCTTGGCGATGACAACGCCTTCGAACGCCTGCAGACGGCTACGATCGCCTTCCTTCACTTTCACCTGAACGACAACAGTGTCGCCCGGGGCGAAGGCCGGGATTTCTTTCTGCATCTGCTCGGCTTCGAGGGCCAGAATGATTTTGTTGGTCATGCTTGTGCTCCTAAGGGTGATCCTCCCGGATCAGCCATCGATACGTTTACTATCGTCCCGCTCACGGATGTATTCCGTCAGCAGCTTCTGCTCTTCTCCAGAAAGTGAGCGACTTTCCAGAAGATCAGCGCGTCGCTCGAAAGTCCGCCCAAGGGACTGCTTCAAACGCCAACGCCGGATATGTGCATGATTGCCACTTAGCAATACGTCGGGAACACGCTGATCCGCATACACCTCAGGTCGGGTGTAGTGCGGGCAATCAAGCAGACCGTCCGTGAAGGAGTCTTCCTCCGCGGAGTCTACATGCCCTAAAGCTCCAGGCAGCAGTCGTGTAACCGCATCGATCAGTACCATCGCCGGCAGCTCACCGCCAGACAGGACATAGTCGCCAATCGACCACTCTTCATCCACGTGCGCTTCAATGAAACGCTCATCGATGCCTTCATAACGACCGGCGATGAGAATGAGAGCACTCTCTTGCGCCAGTTCGCGCACCGCTGGCTGACTCAGCCTGCGGCCTTGCGGCGAAAGGTAAATCACCTTTGCCTTGTCTCCGGCTGCCAGCCTGGCCTCGGCCAGCGCATCTTCCAGAGGCTTGATCTTCATCACCATGCCGGGGCCGCCACCGAAGGGGCGATCGTCCACAGTGTGATGGCGATCCGTGGTGTAGTCCCGCGGATTCCAACAGGTCAGCTGCAACAGCTCCTGTTTCACCGCACGGCTGGTTATGCCGTATTCGCTGATGGCGGAAAACATCTCGGGAAACAGCGTGATAACGTCTATGCGCAGGCTAGCCATGGCACTTAGAAATCCGCATCCCAATCCACCTTCATCTCGCCGGCTTCCAGGTCGACAGCCAACACGCAATGCTCCGTATAGGGCAACAGGCGTTCGCGATCATCCAGGCTACCCGCGCAGGGCTTTACCACCATTACATCGTTCGAGCCGGTTTCAAGCAGGTGATCGATCTTGCCGAGCAATTGCCCGAGCGTGTCGATAACCTTGAGTCCTTCCAGTTGATACCAGTAGTACTCGCCATCATCCAGATCAGGGAACAGGCTACGCGGCACACAGACTTCGCAACCGGCCAGAAGCTGGGCTTCATCACGATCATCGAGGCCTTTGAGCTTTGTGACCAGAAACTTGCTCTGCAAGCGTCCACTGACCAGCTCGACCTGTTTTTCCACACGGCCTTCGCGCCGCAGCGTCCAGGTCTTGTAGTCCAGCAGGTTGTCAATCGGATCCGTGAAGGAGTACACCTTCACTTCGCCGCGAACGCCATGAACCGAGAAAATCTTGCCAATGACGATCAGATCGTCGGCAGATGCAGGCGTCGCGTTCATAAGACTCAGGCCGCAGCCTTGGTCTTGTTGCTCTCTTTGATCAACTGGGCAACGCGCTCGGAAGTCTGAGCGCCAACGCTCAGCCAGTAGTTCAGGCGTTCTTCGTTGATGGACAGGCGAACTTCCTGACCACGAGCGATCGGGTTGAAGAAACCGATCTGCTCTTTGTGAGAGCCGTCACGGGCGTTGCGGCTGTCAGTGACAGTCACGTGGTAGAACGGGCGCTTTTTGGAGCCGCCAAGGGCAAGACGAATGGTTAGCATTGAACATCGTTCCTGTTTAGTCGGTGCTGCAAATCTTTGTTGCACAAATGGGCACGGGTGCCCAAAAGGCCGCATATTCTCAAGGAATATACGGACATTTGCAAACGACTTTTTCCGACGACTGAGCGCCTGCCGTAAAGATCTGCATGGGCCGGCCACCGTGGCGACCGGGTAAATCCCCTCCTTACAGAGAGGCGCACAGGGTCAGCCCCTGCACGACGAACGGGCACGGCCTGCGCCGCACCTGGTTGTCTGGTTACATCTTGGGCATGCCGCCACCGCCCGGGAACATACCGCCCAGACCGCGCATCATTTTCGACATGCCACCTTTGGTGGAGAACTTCTTCATCATCTTCTGCATCTGCTTGTGCTGCTTGATCAGCCGCCCGATGTCCTGCACCTGGGTACCGGAACCCAGCGCGATGCGGCGCTTGCGCGAGCCGCTGATCAGGTCAGGGTCGCGGCGCTCGGCCGGCGTCATCGAGTTGATGATCGCTTCCATCTGCTTGAACTGCTTCTCGGCCGCGCCCTGGGCGTTGCCCATCTGCGACAGGTTCATGCCGCCGATGCTCGGCAGCTTGTCCATCAGCCCGCCCAGGCCGCCCATGTTTTTCATTTGTTGCAATTGGTCGCGGAAATCTTCGAGGTCGAAGCCCTTGCCCTTCTTGAGCTTTTTGGTGAGCTTCTCGGCCTTCTCGCGGTCCAGCGTCTGCTCGGCCTGCTCGATGAGGCTGAGCACGTCACCCATGCCCAAGATCCGCGAAGCGATACGATCCGGATGGAATGGCTCAAGGGCGTCGCTCTTCTCGCCCATACCGATGAACTTGATCGGCTTGCCGGTGATCGAGCGCACCGACAGTGCAGCACCACCACGTGCGTCGCCGTCGACCTTGGTCAGGATCACACCGGTCAACGGCAGCGCATCACCAAAGGCCTTGGCGGTGTTGGCCGCGTCCTGACCGGTCATGGCGTCGACCACGAACAGGGTTTCGACCGGCTTGACCGCAGCGTGCAGCGCCTGGATCTCGGCCATCATCTCGGAATCGATATGCAGACGGCCGGCGGTGTCGACGATCACCACATCGATGAATTTGAGCTTTGCTTCGCGGATCGCCGCCTGGGCAATGTCCACCGGCTTCTGGCTGGTATCGGACGGGAAGAAGGTGACCCCAAGATCGTTGGCCAGGGTTTCGAGCTGCTTGATCGCCGCCGGACGGTAGATGTCGGCCGACACCACCATCACGCTCTTCTTCTTGCGCTCTTTGAGGAACTTGGCCAGCTTGCCGGCGGTGGTGGTCTTGCCCGCACCCTGCAGACCGGCCATCAGCACCACGGCAGGTGGCGCAGCATTGAGCGCCAGGTCTTCGTTGGCCGCCCCCATGATGCTTTCGAGTTCGGCCTGGACGATCTTCACGAACGCCTGGCCCGGCGTCAGGCTGCGCGACACCTCGGTGCCGACCGCCCGCTCCTTGATATTGTTGACGAAGTCCTTGACCACTGGCAACGCGACGTCAGCTTCGAGCAACGCCATGCGCACTTCGCGCAAGGTGTCCTTGATGTTCTCTTCGGTCAGCTTGGCCTTGCCGGTGACATGGCGCAGCGTCTGGGAAAGGCGTTCCGTTAGATTTTCAAACATGCGCGTTCCTAGTAAGGCTCCGGTCGCCCCTGATGGGTGCGGCACGGCCCGCAATGGAGATAAATGGCGCGCGGCGAGTCGGCGGCCTGAACAGGGCGCAGATTATAGCCGAGAGTCCGGCACACGGACAGAGAGCGTCCAGCCACACGACATGCATCAAGGCCAATGGCGTTCACAACGCCTCGCACTTTCTTGCAGAGCCGGGGTATGCCAAACTCAGCCCCTTTCAGGGCCCGCCCGTCAGGATCATGTTCCCTTTGCCAGCCAGCCTGTTCCCCAGCCTCATCGCCGCCAGCCTGTATGCCGCCGCGACCGTCTATCAAGGCATCCGCCTGCGCCGCGCCACCAGACCCGACAAGCGTCTGCTGTGGCTGCTCGGCTCCCTGGCGATCATCGCCCATGCCATCGGCCTGTGCTCGCAACTGATTCGCCCGGCAGGCCTGGGCCTGGATTTTTTCAACGCCGCCAGCCTCATCGCCCTCGCGGTCATCTTCCTGATTCTGCTCGGGACCGTGCGCATTCCAGTGGAAAACCTGCTGGCGCTGCTGTTTCCGCTCGGCATGATAACCGTCTTGCTCGCGCAGTTCGTGCCCAGCGGGACGGCGCAACCGATCGTCGAGTCGCCAGGCATCCTCAGCCATGTACTGCTGTCGATATTGTCGTACGGCATGTTCACGATCGCCGTGTTCCAGGCGCTGCTCCTGCTCTTGCAGGACTACCAGCTCAAGCACAAACACCCGTCCGGGCTGATTCGCAATTTTCCGCCACTGCAAACCATGGAAAGCCTGCTGTTCGGCTTCTTGTGGGCTGGCTGGACCCTGTTGTCGCTGTCGCTGATCTCAGGCTGGATCTTCGTCGAGAATCTGTTCGCCCAGCATCTGGTCCACAAGACCCTGCTGTCTTGCCTGGCCTGGGTGGTGTTCGGGGTCCTGCTCTGGGGTCGCACGCGGCTGGGCTGGCGTGGCCACAAGGCAATCCGCTGGACACTGGGCGGCTTCTGCCTGCTGATGCTGGCCTACTTCGGCAGCAAGCTGGTACGCGAATTCATCCTGCATATCTGACTACACCCATCTAAAGAGCCGCACTCATGAATAGTCTGCCCATCGCTCCCCTGCTCGGTGTGCTGGCCCTGCTGACGCTCTGGTCAGGACTGTTTACGGCGGCCGAAGCGGTGTATTACCTGGCAGGCCCGCGGGCCAGAAACGAGGCCGATCTGCACAGCCTGATACTGGGCAATACCCTGCTCAAGACCCTGCTGGTGGTCATCACGCTGCTGGTCTGCTTGCGTTACTGGGTTTATCAGGGGCCATTACTGGCCTGGCTGGGCAGCTCAGCCGCGCTGCTACTACTCACCGAATACCTGCCGCGGCGTCTGGCCAGTCGCTATCCACAGCCCATCCTGAAACTGGTCAA comes from the Pseudomonas sp. StFLB209 genome and includes:
- the rimM gene encoding ribosome maturation factor RimM (Essential for efficient processing of 16S rRNA); the encoded protein is MNATPASADDLIVIGKIFSVHGVRGEVKVYSFTDPIDNLLDYKTWTLRREGRVEKQVELVSGRLQSKFLVTKLKGLDDRDEAQLLAGCEVCVPRSLFPDLDDGEYYWYQLEGLKVIDTLGQLLGKIDHLLETGSNDVMVVKPCAGSLDDRERLLPYTEHCVLAVDLEAGEMKVDWDADF
- the rpsP gene encoding 30S ribosomal protein S16, producing the protein MLTIRLALGGSKKRPFYHVTVTDSRNARDGSHKEQIGFFNPIARGQEVRLSINEERLNYWLSVGAQTSERVAQLIKESNKTKAAA
- the ffh gene encoding signal recognition particle protein, with protein sequence MFENLTERLSQTLRHVTGKAKLTEENIKDTLREVRMALLEADVALPVVKDFVNNIKERAVGTEVSRSLTPGQAFVKIVQAELESIMGAANEDLALNAAPPAVVLMAGLQGAGKTTTAGKLAKFLKERKKKSVMVVSADIYRPAAIKQLETLANDLGVTFFPSDTSQKPVDIAQAAIREAKLKFIDVVIVDTAGRLHIDSEMMAEIQALHAAVKPVETLFVVDAMTGQDAANTAKAFGDALPLTGVILTKVDGDARGGAALSVRSITGKPIKFIGMGEKSDALEPFHPDRIASRILGMGDVLSLIEQAEQTLDREKAEKLTKKLKKGKGFDLEDFRDQLQQMKNMGGLGGLMDKLPSIGGMNLSQMGNAQGAAEKQFKQMEAIINSMTPAERRDPDLISGSRKRRIALGSGTQVQDIGRLIKQHKQMQKMMKKFSTKGGMSKMMRGLGGMFPGGGGMPKM
- a CDS encoding cytochrome C assembly family protein, with the protein product MFPLPASLFPSLIAASLYAAATVYQGIRLRRATRPDKRLLWLLGSLAIIAHAIGLCSQLIRPAGLGLDFFNAASLIALAVIFLILLGTVRIPVENLLALLFPLGMITVLLAQFVPSGTAQPIVESPGILSHVLLSILSYGMFTIAVFQALLLLLQDYQLKHKHPSGLIRNFPPLQTMESLLFGFLWAGWTLLSLSLISGWIFVENLFAQHLVHKTLLSCLAWVVFGVLLWGRTRLGWRGHKAIRWTLGGFCLLMLAYFGSKLVREFILHI